A single Tamandua tetradactyla isolate mTamTet1 chromosome X, mTamTet1.pri, whole genome shotgun sequence DNA region contains:
- the ZMYM3 gene encoding zinc finger MYM-type protein 3 isoform X3, with protein sequence MDPSDFPSPFDPLTLPEKPLAGDLPVDMEFGEDLLESQTAPTRGWVPPGPSPSSGALDLLDTPAGLEKDPGVLGDGLTGKASEKPPERVQKRSERVRRVEPPKPEVVDSTESIPVSDEDSDAMVDDPNDEDFVPFRPRRSPRMSLRSSVAQRAGRSAVGTKMTCAHCRTPLQKGQTAYQRKGLPQLFCSSSCLTTFSKKPSGKKTCTFCKKEIWNTKDSVVAQTGSGGSFHEFCTSVCLSLYEAQQQRPIPQAGDPADATRCSICQKTGEVLHEVSNGSVVHRLCSDSCFSKFRANKGLKTNCCDQCGAYIYTKTGSPGPELLFHEGQQKRFCNTTCLGAYKKKNTRVYPCVWCKTLCKNFEMLSHVDRNGKTSLFCSLCCTTSYKVKQAGLTGPPRPCSFCRRSLSDPCYYNKVDRTVYQFCSPSCWTKFQRTSPEGGIHLSCHYCHSLFSGKPEVLDWQDQVFQFCCRDCCEDFKRLRGVVSQCEHCRQEKLLHEKLRFSGVEKSFCSEGCVLLYKQDFTKKLGLCCITCTYCSQTCQRGVTEQLDGSTWDFCSEDCKSKYLLWYCKAARCHACKRQGKLLETIHWRGQIRHFCNQQCLLRFYSQQNQPNLDTQSGPESLLNSQSSELKPQTPSQTKVENNSTVRTPEENGNLGKLPAKTRSAPTAPTPPPPPPPATPRKNKAAMCKPLMQNRGVSCKVEMKSKGSQTEEWKPQVIVLPIPVPIFVPVPMHLYCQKVPVPFSMPIPVPVPMFLPTTLESTDKIVETIEELKVKIPSNPLEADILAMAEMIAEAEELDKASSDLCDLVSNQSAEGLLEDCDLFGPARDDVLAMAVKMANVLDEPGQDLEADFPKNPLDINPSVDFLFDCGLVGPEDVSTEQDLPRTMRKGQKRLVLSESCSRDSMSSQPSCTGLNYSYGVNAWKCWVQSKYANGETSKGDELRFGPKPMRIKEDILACSAAELNYGLAQFVREITRPNGERYEPDSIYYLCLGIQQYLLENNRMVNIFTDLYYLTFVQELNKSLSTWQPTLLPNNTVFSRVEEEHLWECKQLGVYSPFVLLNTLMFFNTKFFGLQTAEEHMQLSFTNVVRQSRKCTTPRGTTKVVSIRYYAPVRQRKGRDTGPGKRKREEEAPILEQRENRMNPLRCPVKFYEFYLSKCPESLRTRNDVFYLQPERSCIAESPLWYSVIPMDRSMLESMLNRILAVREIYEELGRPGEEDLD encoded by the exons ATGGACCCCAGTGATTTCCCCAGTCCATTTGACCCATTGACCCTGCCAGAGAAACCCCTGGCTGGAGACCTTCCAGTGGACATGGAATTTGGAGAAGATCTGCTGGAATCCCAGACTGCCCCGACTCGAGGATGGGTCCCCCCTGGCCCTTCTCCATCCTCTGGAGCCCTGGACCTGCTTGATACCCCTGCTGGTCTGGAAAAAGACCCTGGAGTCCTAG GAGATGGCCTGACTGGGAAGGCGAGTGAGAAGCCGCCTGagagg GTGCAGAAGAGAAGCGAGCGCGTGCGAAGAGTAGAGCCTCCAAAACCTGAGGTTGTGGATTCCACTGAGAGCA TTCCAGTGTCAGATGAGGATTCTGATGCCATGGTAGATGACCCCAACGATGAGGACTTTGTGCCCTTCCGGCCCCGGCGCTCTCCTCGCATGTCCCTACGCTCCAGCGTGGCACAAAGGGCTGGGCGCTCCGCAGTAGGCACCAAGATGACTTGCGCTCATTGCCGAACACCGCTGCAGAAGGGGCAGACAGCCTACCAGCGCAAGGGGCTGCCTCAGCTCTTCTGCTCCTCATCCTGCCTCACAACTTTCTCCAAGAAGCCCTCAGGCAAAAAGACCTGTACTTTCTGCAAGAA GGAGATCTGGAACACCAAGGACTCAGTTGTGGCACAGACCGGTTCAGGAGGCTCCTTCCATGAGTTCTGCACATCTGTCTGCCTCTCCCTGTATGAGGCCCAGCAGCAGCGCCCAATCCCTCAGGCTGGGGATCCTGCCGATGCCACTCGCTGCAGCATATGCCAGAAGACTGGAGAG GTCCTGCACGAGGTCAGCAATGGCAGCGTGGTACACCGGCTCTGCAGCGATTCTTGCTTCTCCAAATTTCGGGCCAACAAGGGACTGAAAACCAACTGTTGTGACCAGTGTGGGGCTTACATCTACACCAAGACCGGAAGCCCTGGGCCCGAGCTCCTTTTCCATGAGGGCCAACAAAAGCGGTTCTGCAACACAACCTGCTTGGGGGCATACAAGAAG AAAAACACACGTGTGTACCCATGTGTCTGGTGCAAGACCCTGTGTAAGAACTTTGAGATGCTATCACATGTGGATCGTAATGGCAAGACCAGCTTGTTCTGTTCCCTGTGCTGTACCACTTCTTACAAAGTGAAGCAGGCAGGGCTCACTG GCCCTCCCCGACCCTGCAGCTTCTGCCGCCGCAGCCTCTCTGACCCCTGTTACTACAACAAGGTTGATCGCACAGTCTACCAGTTCTGCAGCCCCAGCTGCTGGACCAAGTTCCAG CGTACAAGCCCTGAGGGGGGCATTCACCTGAGCTGTCACTACTGCCACAGCCTCTTCAGTGGCAAGCCTGAGGTCTTGGACTGGCAG gaccaGGTGTTCCAGTTTTGCTGTCGTGATTGCTGTGAGGACTTCAAGCGGCTTCGGGGTGTGGTGTCCCAGTGTGAGCATTGCCGGCAAGAAAAACTCCTGCATGAGAAACTCCGATTCAGTGGGGTGGAGAAGAGCTTCTGCAGCGAAG GCTGTGTGTTGCTGTACAAACAGGACTTCACTAAGAAGCTGGGCTTGTGCTGTATCACTTGTACTTACTGCTCCCAGACCTGCCAGCGTGGAGTCACCGAGCAACTGGATGGCAGCACCTGGGATTTTTGCAGTGAAGACTGTAAGAGCAAGTACCTGCTGTGGTATTGCAAG GCTGCCCGGTGCCATGCCTGTAAGCGTCAGGGGAAGTTGCTGGAGACCATCCACTGGCGTGGACAGATCCGTCATTTCTGCAACCAGCAGTGTCTTCTGCGTTTCTACAGCCAACAGAACCAACCCAACTTAGATACCCAGAGTGGGCCTGAGAGCCTTCTTAACA GTCAGTCTTCTGAGTTGAAGCCCCAGACTCCCTCTCAAACCAAAGTGGAGAACAACAGCACAGTGAGGACCCCAGAGGAAAATGGGAATTTGGGCAAG CTCCCTGCTAAGACCCGATCAGCTCCAACTgctcccacccctcctcccccaccaccTCCCGCAACGCCTCGCAAAAACAAAGCTGCCATGTGTAAGCCTCTGATGCAGAATCGGGGGGTCTCCTGTAAGGTGGAGATGAAGTCCAAAGGAAGTCAGACAG AAGAGTGGAAGCCACAGGTGATTGTGCTGCCCATTCCAGTAcccatctttgtgccagtgcctaTGCATCTATACTGCCAGAAAGTCCCGGTGCCTTTCTCAATGCCTATTCCG GTGCCTGTGCCCATGTTCCTTCCCACCACCCTGGAGAGCACAGACAAGATTGTAGAGACCATTGAGGAGCTAAAGGTGAAGATCCCTTCCAACCCTTTGGAGGCCGACATCCTGGCTATGGCCGAAATGATCGCAGAGGCTGAAGAGTTAGACAAGGCCTCTTCTGACCTTTGTG ATCTTGTAAGCAACCAGAGCGCGGAGGGACTTCTGGAAGATTGTGACCTGTTTGGGCCGGCTCGAGACGATGTCCTGGCGATGGCTGTCAAGATGGCCAATGTCTTGGATGAGCCTGGGCAAGACCTGGAGGCGGACTTTCCCAAGA ATCCCTTGGACATCAACCCCAGCGTGGACTTTCTCTTTGACTGCGGACTGGTGGGGCCTGAGGACGTGTCTACTGAACAGGACCTTCCCCGAACTATGAGGAAG GGTCAAAAGCGGCTGGTGCTCTCTGAAAGCTGTTCCCGGGACTCCATGAGCAGCCAGCCTAGCTGTACTGGACTCAACTATTCGTATGGGGTCAATGCCTGGAAGTGCTGGGTACAGTCAAAATATGCCAATGGGGAGACTAGCAAGGGGGATGAACTGCGATTTGGCC CCAAACCTATGCGTATCAAAGAGGATATTTTGGCCTGTTCAGCCGCTGAACTCAACTATGGTCTGGCCCAGTTTGTGAGAGAAATCACCCGACCCAATGGTGAACGATACGAACCCGACAGTATCTACTATCTGTGTCTTGGCATCCAGCAG TACTTGCTGGAAAATAACCGAATGGTGAACATTTTCACGGACCTTTACTACCTGACTTTCGTTCAAGAGCTCAACAAATCTCTGAGTACTTGGCAGCCCACACTCCTTCCCAATA ATACAGTGTTCTCCCGAGTAGAGGAAGAGCACCTCTGGGAATGTAAACAACTGGGGGTTTACTCGCCATTTGTCCTGCTCAACACCCTCATGTTCTTCAACACTAAGTTTTTTGGGCTGCAGACAGCAGAGGAACACATGCAGCTGTCCTTCACCAACGTGGTGCGACAGTCCCGCAAATGTACCACTCCTCGGGGCACCACAAAGGTGGTGAGCATCCGCTACTATGCCCCAGTCCGCCAGAGGAAAGGACGAG ACACCGGACCTGGGAAAcggaagagggaagaggaagcCCCTATCTTAGAGCAGCGTGAGAACCGCATGAATCCCCTCCGCTGTCCTGTCAAGTTCTATGAATTCTATCTCTCCAAATG TCCTGAAAGCCTCCGAACTCGCAATGATGTATTCTACCTGCAACCCGAGCGGTCCTGCATCGCCGAGTCACCTCTCTGGTATTCCGTGATCCCCATGGATCGCAGCATGTTGGAAAGCATGCTCAATCGCATTCTGGCTGTGCGTGAGATTTATGAGGAACTGGGTCGTC
- the ZMYM3 gene encoding zinc finger MYM-type protein 3 isoform X4: MDPSDFPSPFDPLTLPEKPLAGDLPVDMEFGEDLLESQTAPTRGWVPPGPSPSSGALDLLDTPAGLEKDPGVLGDGLTGKASEKPPERKRSERVRRVEPPKPEVVDSTESIPVSDEDSDAMVDDPNDEDFVPFRPRRSPRMSLRSSVAQRAGRSAVGTKMTCAHCRTPLQKGQTAYQRKGLPQLFCSSSCLTTFSKKPSGKKTCTFCKKEIWNTKDSVVAQTGSGGSFHEFCTSVCLSLYEAQQQRPIPQAGDPADATRCSICQKTGEVLHEVSNGSVVHRLCSDSCFSKFRANKGLKTNCCDQCGAYIYTKTGSPGPELLFHEGQQKRFCNTTCLGAYKKKNTRVYPCVWCKTLCKNFEMLSHVDRNGKTSLFCSLCCTTSYKVKQAGLTGPPRPCSFCRRSLSDPCYYNKVDRTVYQFCSPSCWTKFQRTSPEGGIHLSCHYCHSLFSGKPEVLDWQDQVFQFCCRDCCEDFKRLRGVVSQCEHCRQEKLLHEKLRFSGVEKSFCSEGCVLLYKQDFTKKLGLCCITCTYCSQTCQRGVTEQLDGSTWDFCSEDCKSKYLLWYCKAARCHACKRQGKLLETIHWRGQIRHFCNQQCLLRFYSQQNQPNLDTQSGPESLLNSQSSELKPQTPSQTKVENNSTVRTPEENGNLGKLPAKTRSAPTAPTPPPPPPPATPRKNKAAMCKPLMQNRGVSCKVEMKSKGSQTEEWKPQVIVLPIPVPIFVPVPMHLYCQKVPVPFSMPIPVPVPMFLPTTLESTDKIVETIEELKVKIPSNPLEADILAMAEMIAEAEELDKASSDLCDLVSNQSAEGLLEDCDLFGPARDDVLAMAVKMANVLDEPGQDLEADFPKNPLDINPSVDFLFDCGLVGPEDVSTEQDLPRTMRKGQKRLVLSESCSRDSMSSQPSCTGLNYSYGVNAWKCWVQSKYANGETSKGDELRFGPKPMRIKEDILACSAAELNYGLAQFVREITRPNGERYEPDSIYYLCLGIQQYLLENNRMVNIFTDLYYLTFVQELNKSLSTWQPTLLPNNTVFSRVEEEHLWECKQLGVYSPFVLLNTLMFFNTKFFGLQTAEEHMQLSFTNVVRQSRKCTTPRGTTKVVSIRYYAPVRQRKGRDTGPGKRKREEEAPILEQRENRMNPLRCPVKFYEFYLSKCPESLRTRNDVFYLQPERSCIAESPLWYSVIPMDRSMLESMLNRILAVREIYEELGRPGEEDLD, translated from the exons ATGGACCCCAGTGATTTCCCCAGTCCATTTGACCCATTGACCCTGCCAGAGAAACCCCTGGCTGGAGACCTTCCAGTGGACATGGAATTTGGAGAAGATCTGCTGGAATCCCAGACTGCCCCGACTCGAGGATGGGTCCCCCCTGGCCCTTCTCCATCCTCTGGAGCCCTGGACCTGCTTGATACCCCTGCTGGTCTGGAAAAAGACCCTGGAGTCCTAG GAGATGGCCTGACTGGGAAGGCGAGTGAGAAGCCGCCTGagagg AAGAGAAGCGAGCGCGTGCGAAGAGTAGAGCCTCCAAAACCTGAGGTTGTGGATTCCACTGAGAGCA TTCCAGTGTCAGATGAGGATTCTGATGCCATGGTAGATGACCCCAACGATGAGGACTTTGTGCCCTTCCGGCCCCGGCGCTCTCCTCGCATGTCCCTACGCTCCAGCGTGGCACAAAGGGCTGGGCGCTCCGCAGTAGGCACCAAGATGACTTGCGCTCATTGCCGAACACCGCTGCAGAAGGGGCAGACAGCCTACCAGCGCAAGGGGCTGCCTCAGCTCTTCTGCTCCTCATCCTGCCTCACAACTTTCTCCAAGAAGCCCTCAGGCAAAAAGACCTGTACTTTCTGCAAGAA GGAGATCTGGAACACCAAGGACTCAGTTGTGGCACAGACCGGTTCAGGAGGCTCCTTCCATGAGTTCTGCACATCTGTCTGCCTCTCCCTGTATGAGGCCCAGCAGCAGCGCCCAATCCCTCAGGCTGGGGATCCTGCCGATGCCACTCGCTGCAGCATATGCCAGAAGACTGGAGAG GTCCTGCACGAGGTCAGCAATGGCAGCGTGGTACACCGGCTCTGCAGCGATTCTTGCTTCTCCAAATTTCGGGCCAACAAGGGACTGAAAACCAACTGTTGTGACCAGTGTGGGGCTTACATCTACACCAAGACCGGAAGCCCTGGGCCCGAGCTCCTTTTCCATGAGGGCCAACAAAAGCGGTTCTGCAACACAACCTGCTTGGGGGCATACAAGAAG AAAAACACACGTGTGTACCCATGTGTCTGGTGCAAGACCCTGTGTAAGAACTTTGAGATGCTATCACATGTGGATCGTAATGGCAAGACCAGCTTGTTCTGTTCCCTGTGCTGTACCACTTCTTACAAAGTGAAGCAGGCAGGGCTCACTG GCCCTCCCCGACCCTGCAGCTTCTGCCGCCGCAGCCTCTCTGACCCCTGTTACTACAACAAGGTTGATCGCACAGTCTACCAGTTCTGCAGCCCCAGCTGCTGGACCAAGTTCCAG CGTACAAGCCCTGAGGGGGGCATTCACCTGAGCTGTCACTACTGCCACAGCCTCTTCAGTGGCAAGCCTGAGGTCTTGGACTGGCAG gaccaGGTGTTCCAGTTTTGCTGTCGTGATTGCTGTGAGGACTTCAAGCGGCTTCGGGGTGTGGTGTCCCAGTGTGAGCATTGCCGGCAAGAAAAACTCCTGCATGAGAAACTCCGATTCAGTGGGGTGGAGAAGAGCTTCTGCAGCGAAG GCTGTGTGTTGCTGTACAAACAGGACTTCACTAAGAAGCTGGGCTTGTGCTGTATCACTTGTACTTACTGCTCCCAGACCTGCCAGCGTGGAGTCACCGAGCAACTGGATGGCAGCACCTGGGATTTTTGCAGTGAAGACTGTAAGAGCAAGTACCTGCTGTGGTATTGCAAG GCTGCCCGGTGCCATGCCTGTAAGCGTCAGGGGAAGTTGCTGGAGACCATCCACTGGCGTGGACAGATCCGTCATTTCTGCAACCAGCAGTGTCTTCTGCGTTTCTACAGCCAACAGAACCAACCCAACTTAGATACCCAGAGTGGGCCTGAGAGCCTTCTTAACA GTCAGTCTTCTGAGTTGAAGCCCCAGACTCCCTCTCAAACCAAAGTGGAGAACAACAGCACAGTGAGGACCCCAGAGGAAAATGGGAATTTGGGCAAG CTCCCTGCTAAGACCCGATCAGCTCCAACTgctcccacccctcctcccccaccaccTCCCGCAACGCCTCGCAAAAACAAAGCTGCCATGTGTAAGCCTCTGATGCAGAATCGGGGGGTCTCCTGTAAGGTGGAGATGAAGTCCAAAGGAAGTCAGACAG AAGAGTGGAAGCCACAGGTGATTGTGCTGCCCATTCCAGTAcccatctttgtgccagtgcctaTGCATCTATACTGCCAGAAAGTCCCGGTGCCTTTCTCAATGCCTATTCCG GTGCCTGTGCCCATGTTCCTTCCCACCACCCTGGAGAGCACAGACAAGATTGTAGAGACCATTGAGGAGCTAAAGGTGAAGATCCCTTCCAACCCTTTGGAGGCCGACATCCTGGCTATGGCCGAAATGATCGCAGAGGCTGAAGAGTTAGACAAGGCCTCTTCTGACCTTTGTG ATCTTGTAAGCAACCAGAGCGCGGAGGGACTTCTGGAAGATTGTGACCTGTTTGGGCCGGCTCGAGACGATGTCCTGGCGATGGCTGTCAAGATGGCCAATGTCTTGGATGAGCCTGGGCAAGACCTGGAGGCGGACTTTCCCAAGA ATCCCTTGGACATCAACCCCAGCGTGGACTTTCTCTTTGACTGCGGACTGGTGGGGCCTGAGGACGTGTCTACTGAACAGGACCTTCCCCGAACTATGAGGAAG GGTCAAAAGCGGCTGGTGCTCTCTGAAAGCTGTTCCCGGGACTCCATGAGCAGCCAGCCTAGCTGTACTGGACTCAACTATTCGTATGGGGTCAATGCCTGGAAGTGCTGGGTACAGTCAAAATATGCCAATGGGGAGACTAGCAAGGGGGATGAACTGCGATTTGGCC CCAAACCTATGCGTATCAAAGAGGATATTTTGGCCTGTTCAGCCGCTGAACTCAACTATGGTCTGGCCCAGTTTGTGAGAGAAATCACCCGACCCAATGGTGAACGATACGAACCCGACAGTATCTACTATCTGTGTCTTGGCATCCAGCAG TACTTGCTGGAAAATAACCGAATGGTGAACATTTTCACGGACCTTTACTACCTGACTTTCGTTCAAGAGCTCAACAAATCTCTGAGTACTTGGCAGCCCACACTCCTTCCCAATA ATACAGTGTTCTCCCGAGTAGAGGAAGAGCACCTCTGGGAATGTAAACAACTGGGGGTTTACTCGCCATTTGTCCTGCTCAACACCCTCATGTTCTTCAACACTAAGTTTTTTGGGCTGCAGACAGCAGAGGAACACATGCAGCTGTCCTTCACCAACGTGGTGCGACAGTCCCGCAAATGTACCACTCCTCGGGGCACCACAAAGGTGGTGAGCATCCGCTACTATGCCCCAGTCCGCCAGAGGAAAGGACGAG ACACCGGACCTGGGAAAcggaagagggaagaggaagcCCCTATCTTAGAGCAGCGTGAGAACCGCATGAATCCCCTCCGCTGTCCTGTCAAGTTCTATGAATTCTATCTCTCCAAATG TCCTGAAAGCCTCCGAACTCGCAATGATGTATTCTACCTGCAACCCGAGCGGTCCTGCATCGCCGAGTCACCTCTCTGGTATTCCGTGATCCCCATGGATCGCAGCATGTTGGAAAGCATGCTCAATCGCATTCTGGCTGTGCGTGAGATTTATGAGGAACTGGGTCGTC